In Neosynechococcus sphagnicola sy1, one DNA window encodes the following:
- the psb30 gene encoding photosystem II reaction center protein Ycf12/Psb30 — MSFFSVFGNLNWEAMVQLTLLALIVLSGPVVIFLLANRGGDL, encoded by the coding sequence ATAAGTTTTTTTAGTGTTTTTGGCAATCTCAATTGGGAAGCCATGGTGCAGCTGACCCTATTGGCGCTGATCGTTCTTTCTGGCCCCGTTGTCATCTTTTTGCTGGCAAATCGGGGCGGCGACCTCTAG
- a CDS encoding YkgJ family cysteine cluster protein: MATWCCVKQCGACCHLEPSDRPDLATYLSPQELALYLSMVGEDGWCINFDASTRKCKIYPDRPRFCRVEAEVFHDLYGVTPEEVNDFAIACCQQQISGVYGDRSLEMLRFNQAVGFLDLSV, translated from the coding sequence GTGGCAACCTGGTGTTGTGTAAAGCAGTGTGGCGCTTGCTGTCATCTGGAGCCGAGCGATCGTCCGGATCTGGCAACCTATTTGTCGCCACAAGAATTGGCGCTTTATCTCAGCATGGTCGGGGAGGACGGCTGGTGTATTAACTTCGATGCCAGCACCCGCAAGTGCAAAATTTACCCCGATCGTCCACGCTTCTGTCGTGTCGAAGCGGAGGTGTTTCATGACCTGTACGGGGTGACCCCAGAGGAAGTGAATGACTTTGCCATTGCCTGTTGTCAGCAGCAAATTTCAGGAGTTTACGGCGATCGCAGCCTGGAGATGCTCCGCTTCAACCAAGCAGTGGGGTTCCTTGATCTTTCGGTTTAA
- a CDS encoding TMEM165/GDT1 family protein → MSNLTAVMSSSSDEAAVIDLESALPPTSPAVSLRAPSLWGIFASTFLTVFMAELGDKTQLATLLMSAESQAPWVVFAGAGSALVVTSCLGVLLGQWLAKWLSPRVLERAAGISLLAIALWLTWDVVRLSGGLN, encoded by the coding sequence ATGAGCAACCTGACAGCGGTGATGTCCTCCTCCTCCGACGAGGCTGCCGTTATTGACCTTGAGTCCGCTTTGCCCCCGACTTCCCCAGCCGTAAGCCTTAGGGCACCAAGTCTTTGGGGGATCTTTGCCTCGACCTTCTTGACCGTCTTCATGGCAGAGTTGGGGGATAAAACCCAGTTGGCGACGCTGTTGATGAGTGCGGAGTCCCAGGCTCCCTGGGTGGTCTTTGCTGGAGCAGGTTCAGCCCTAGTGGTCACCAGTTGTCTGGGTGTGCTCCTGGGGCAATGGTTGGCGAAGTGGCTCTCCCCCAGGGTACTGGAACGGGCAGCAGGCATTAGTCTGTTGGCGATCGCCCTGTGGCTGACCTGGGATGTGGTACGGCTGTCGGGAGGTCTAAATTGA
- a CDS encoding TMEM165/GDT1 family protein, with protein MNWHLLGVSFLTVFLSELGDKSQLAAIALSSSSKSPWIVFLGTAGALLLASFLGVVVGQEVAELLPVRLVKAIAALGFALLALRLLWPRQDAGSNSEAAEADF; from the coding sequence TTGAACTGGCACCTTTTAGGAGTGAGTTTCCTCACGGTTTTTCTCTCGGAGTTGGGGGACAAAAGCCAACTGGCCGCGATCGCCCTCAGCAGCAGTTCTAAATCCCCTTGGATCGTGTTTTTGGGCACCGCAGGCGCTTTATTGCTGGCAAGTTTCCTGGGAGTTGTCGTGGGTCAAGAAGTTGCAGAGTTGCTGCCTGTGCGTCTGGTGAAGGCGATCGCCGCCCTCGGATTTGCCCTGCTAGCGCTGAGACTATTGTGGCCCCGGCAGGATGCTGGATCAAACTCTGAAGCAGCTGAAGCAGATTTTTAA
- a CDS encoding cyclic nucleotide-binding domain-containing protein, whose product MIEVLRQTLSNDDLDWLTATGQQRDVPAGSVLIEKQQPLHPLYIVHSGCLQAMGPRDAGSPLGRAIAAIEEPSSEDIIGTYGSGELVGMAPLLGMGASMMVVKAVEPATVLEVPYPQVQEKLQQDLAFATRFYRLCIRLLQERAQQLVQRLIQRKRLQIYPLAEVLLLLGELAEGDIDWLSTHGIPEEVPAGTVLIQAGKPVTAVYLLLQGGISWGVSDSSRRNLTQILATLEADTPSAPPALREIAKLSAAEFFGESALMEKSLALATATALEDSLVLTLPSPQLRSHLEQDLGFAARLYRVIALLQAARSEERLHYLGFGKGAYRLTLATTETKPDNHSLGHSERLAVARSRLHSLLSHLQVQTG is encoded by the coding sequence ATGATAGAAGTCCTCCGGCAAACGTTGAGTAACGACGACCTCGACTGGTTAACGGCCACAGGACAGCAACGTGACGTCCCAGCGGGCAGTGTGTTAATTGAGAAACAACAACCGCTCCATCCGTTGTATATCGTCCATAGTGGCTGTCTGCAAGCGATGGGTCCCCGAGATGCTGGCAGTCCTTTGGGGCGAGCCATTGCAGCCATTGAGGAACCTTCCTCCGAAGACATCATTGGTACCTATGGCAGTGGTGAACTCGTGGGGATGGCTCCATTGTTGGGGATGGGTGCCTCAATGATGGTCGTCAAAGCCGTCGAACCTGCAACGGTTCTAGAAGTACCCTACCCCCAGGTACAGGAAAAACTCCAACAGGATCTGGCATTTGCGACGCGCTTCTACCGATTGTGTATCCGCCTCCTCCAGGAGCGGGCACAACAACTGGTGCAACGCCTGATCCAGCGCAAACGCCTACAAATTTATCCCCTCGCGGAGGTGCTGCTGCTCTTGGGCGAGTTGGCGGAGGGTGACATTGATTGGTTAAGCACCCACGGTATACCCGAGGAGGTTCCAGCGGGAACGGTTCTGATCCAGGCGGGGAAACCGGTGACTGCCGTTTATCTGCTGCTCCAAGGTGGTATTTCCTGGGGGGTAAGTGATAGTAGCCGTCGGAATCTGACCCAGATTTTGGCCACCCTGGAGGCAGACACCCCATCTGCTCCTCCAGCTTTACGGGAAATTGCCAAGCTCTCGGCGGCAGAATTCTTTGGAGAGTCCGCCTTGATGGAAAAGAGCCTCGCCCTAGCAACGGCAACCGCCCTCGAAGACTCCCTCGTGTTGACCTTACCCTCACCTCAACTCCGGTCGCACTTAGAGCAGGATCTGGGGTTTGCTGCCCGACTGTACCGGGTAATTGCCCTGTTACAAGCTGCCCGTAGTGAAGAGCGGCTGCACTATCTGGGCTTTGGTAAAGGTGCTTACCGCCTAACCCTGGCAACCACAGAGACGAAACCTGACAACCACAGTCTGGGACATTCGGAGCGGCTGGCTGTAGCCAGAAGCCGCTTGCACTCCCTTCTCAGTCATCTCCAAGTGCAGACGGGGTAA